The Virgibacillus sp. MSP4-1 genome has a segment encoding these proteins:
- a CDS encoding pitrilysin family protein, whose protein sequence is MVKKYTCDNGLRIVLEEIPTVRSVSIGVWVLAGSRNEGNLNNGISHFIEHMMFKGTENRNAREIAESFDSIGGQVNAFTSKEYTCYFAKVMDTHANYALDILADMFFHSTFDQEEMEREKKVVNEEIKMYEDTPDDIVHDLLSEASYGKHPLGYPILGTEETLASFKPEDLRAYMEENYSPENVVVSVAGNVDEGFFKEVEKLFGTFERKGGKNQFDKPDFQHQHFKRKKDTEQAHLCLGYQGLPVGHDDIYSLVVVNNVLGGSMSSRLFQEVRETKGLAYSVFSYHSSFLDDGLLTIYGGTGNDQLEVLEETIHDTVQQFISGGLTDKELKNSKEQLKGNLMLGLESTNSRMSRNGKNELLLKRHRSLDDIIQLIDRVDHHTVNNSIQQIFNQPYSSALISAKD, encoded by the coding sequence TTGGTTAAAAAATATACATGTGATAATGGACTCCGTATCGTATTAGAAGAAATCCCGACTGTCAGATCTGTATCGATTGGAGTATGGGTTTTAGCAGGCTCCCGGAATGAAGGAAATCTGAATAACGGGATCTCTCATTTTATTGAACATATGATGTTTAAAGGGACTGAAAATCGGAATGCCCGTGAAATTGCAGAAAGCTTTGATTCTATTGGGGGACAAGTGAATGCCTTTACCTCCAAGGAGTATACCTGTTACTTTGCAAAGGTTATGGATACCCATGCAAACTATGCGCTGGATATTCTGGCTGATATGTTTTTCCATTCCACCTTTGATCAGGAAGAAATGGAACGGGAAAAAAAGGTTGTTAATGAGGAAATTAAGATGTATGAAGATACCCCGGATGACATTGTTCATGACTTGCTGTCGGAAGCAAGTTACGGGAAGCATCCATTGGGCTATCCTATCTTAGGTACAGAAGAAACCCTGGCATCCTTTAAACCTGAGGATTTGAGAGCCTATATGGAGGAGAATTACAGCCCGGAAAATGTTGTTGTTTCTGTGGCGGGAAATGTGGATGAAGGATTTTTTAAAGAAGTTGAAAAGCTGTTCGGCACCTTTGAACGCAAGGGTGGGAAAAATCAATTTGATAAACCCGACTTTCAGCATCAGCACTTTAAACGAAAGAAGGATACCGAGCAGGCTCATCTTTGCCTGGGGTACCAGGGTTTACCTGTAGGTCATGATGATATTTACAGTCTTGTTGTTGTAAATAATGTACTAGGGGGAAGTATGAGTTCGCGGTTATTTCAGGAGGTAAGGGAAACAAAAGGTCTGGCCTATTCAGTGTTTTCCTATCACAGTTCCTTCCTTGATGATGGTCTGTTAACCATTTATGGAGGAACAGGTAATGACCAATTAGAGGTATTGGAAGAAACGATTCACGACACGGTACAACAATTCATTTCTGGTGGTCTGACAGATAAAGAGTTAAAGAACAGTAAGGAACAGCTTAAAGGGAATTTAATGCTGGGATTGGAAAGCACAAACAGCAGGATGAGTCGCAATGGGAAAAACGAGCTGCTGCTTAAGCGCCATCGCTCTCTTGATGATATTATTCAGCTTATTGATCGGGTAGACCATCATACCGTCAATAACAGTATTCAGCAAATATTTAATCAGCCTTATTCAAGTGCACTAATCTCAGCAAAAGATTAA
- a CDS encoding YlmC/YmxH family sporulation protein, giving the protein MRFKDLSGKELIDVSKGARLGILGQTDLDIDIKTGKIESILIPDYKWFGVKKGEMQDKIHWSEIETIGDDIVVVKPYQDPYQ; this is encoded by the coding sequence ATGAGATTTAAAGACTTGAGCGGGAAAGAATTGATTGATGTGTCCAAAGGGGCCCGCCTGGGGATTTTAGGTCAGACAGATTTAGATATTGATATTAAAACAGGGAAGATTGAATCTATATTAATACCCGATTATAAATGGTTCGGGGTTAAAAAGGGTGAAATGCAGGATAAGATTCATTGGAGTGAAATTGAAACCATCGGAGACGATATTGTCGTTGTAAAGCCCTATCAGGATCCCTATCAGTAG
- the dpaA gene encoding dipicolinic acid synthetase subunit A — translation MLTGYQIGVLGGDARQLQIIKKLCDWDATLYLVGYDELEEDIRGVNKTNMEEIKPDHLDAVLLPVRGIDQEGYLDTDFSSYSPRLTEEWLDQLSPSCQIFTGITNSYLTRLCEEKDLILIPLFNRDDVAIYNSIPTVEGLLMLAIQYTDFTIHGSNVVVLGFGRVGITIARTFQALGAKVKVGARCQKDLARIYEMGLEPFEMKDVSESVYDCDILLNTIPAPVVNVKVIQNLPLTSIILDVASKPGGTDFRYARRRGVKAILTPSLPSIVAPKTAGDILAGVITQILTDEQ, via the coding sequence ATGTTAACCGGTTATCAAATAGGTGTGCTTGGTGGTGATGCCAGGCAGCTCCAGATCATTAAAAAGCTTTGTGATTGGGATGCAACTCTTTATTTAGTCGGGTATGACGAATTAGAAGAGGATATACGAGGTGTTAATAAGACCAATATGGAGGAAATTAAACCAGATCATTTAGATGCAGTACTTCTTCCTGTACGCGGGATAGATCAGGAAGGCTATCTGGACACTGATTTTTCCAGTTATTCTCCAAGATTAACAGAAGAGTGGTTAGACCAACTGTCACCATCCTGTCAGATTTTCACTGGTATTACAAATTCATATTTAACAAGATTATGCGAAGAAAAGGATCTTATTTTGATCCCGTTATTCAATCGCGATGACGTAGCGATTTATAATTCGATCCCAACAGTTGAAGGATTACTCATGTTAGCCATACAATACACAGATTTCACTATACATGGATCAAATGTAGTGGTTCTTGGCTTTGGAAGAGTTGGAATTACGATTGCAAGGACATTTCAGGCTTTGGGAGCCAAGGTAAAGGTAGGGGCAAGATGTCAAAAAGACCTTGCTCGTATTTATGAAATGGGACTTGAACCCTTTGAAATGAAAGACGTAAGTGAATCTGTATATGATTGTGATATTTTATTAAATACCATTCCAGCACCAGTCGTGAATGTGAAGGTCATTCAAAACCTGCCTCTTACATCTATTATTTTGGATGTAGCGTCAAAACCTGGAGGCACTGATTTTCGCTACGCCAGACGCAGAGGGGTAAAAGCGATATTAACACCCAGCCTGCCCTCTATTGTGGCTCCAAAAACAGCAGGAGATATATTGGCTGGGGTCATCACTCAAATTTTAACGGATGAACAATAA
- the dpaB gene encoding dipicolinate synthase subunit B translates to MDIKGKRIGFGVTGSHCTYEEIFPQIQQLVDAGAEVVPVISNTVKFVDSKFGKAVDHVNKIEEITGQKVISTIPEAEPLGPKYPLDCMVIAPLTGNSLSKLANALTDSPVLMAAKATMRNQNPIVLGVSTNDALGMNGVNLMRLMASEFFYFIPLGQDHPFKKPNSLVADMAQLQAAVESALDREQYQPVLIQRMFNEN, encoded by the coding sequence ATGGATATTAAAGGAAAACGTATTGGATTCGGAGTGACCGGTTCTCATTGTACGTACGAGGAAATTTTTCCGCAGATTCAACAGCTGGTAGATGCAGGTGCTGAAGTGGTTCCTGTGATTTCCAATACCGTAAAATTTGTAGATTCTAAATTTGGGAAAGCGGTCGATCATGTCAATAAAATTGAGGAAATCACCGGTCAGAAAGTGATTTCAACCATTCCTGAAGCAGAACCTCTTGGCCCGAAGTATCCGTTAGATTGTATGGTTATTGCGCCATTAACAGGAAATTCTTTAAGTAAATTGGCAAATGCATTAACCGATTCACCAGTACTCATGGCTGCTAAAGCGACCATGAGAAATCAGAACCCAATTGTATTAGGAGTATCGACAAATGATGCTTTAGGTATGAATGGTGTGAATTTAATGAGATTGATGGCCAGTGAATTCTTCTACTTTATACCTTTAGGTCAGGATCACCCATTTAAAAAGCCAAATTCCCTTGTTGCTGATATGGCTCAGCTTCAAGCAGCGGTAGAAAGTGCATTGGACCGGGAACAGTATCAACCGGTACTAATTCAGCGCATGTTTAACGAAAATTAA
- the asd gene encoding aspartate-semialdehyde dehydrogenase, with the protein MSQNQHSYHVAVVGATGAVGQKMIQTLEAQNFPIDKISLLASERSAGKKVSFNGEEVEIKEAVPEAFEGVDIALFSAGGSISKKLAPEAVKRGAVVVDNTSAYRMDPEVPLVVPEVNEEDIKQHSGIIANPNCSTIQMVAALEPIREAYGLKRVIVSTYQAVSGAGNAAADELKEQSQSFLNGDELNAGILPVKGDEKHYPIAFNALPQIDVFQDNGYTFEEMKMINETKKIMHLSELPVSATCVRLPFFTSHAESVYVEVEQEGASVEQIKELFRNAPGVVLEDDPETQTYPTPLSAEGKRDVFVGRIRQDLDQSNGYHLWVVSDNLLKGAAWNSVQIAQSIIENNWLKK; encoded by the coding sequence ATGTCACAGAATCAACACAGCTATCATGTTGCAGTTGTTGGTGCAACAGGTGCAGTTGGCCAAAAAATGATCCAGACACTCGAAGCACAGAACTTTCCAATTGATAAAATCTCCCTTCTGGCATCTGAACGCTCAGCAGGTAAGAAAGTTTCGTTTAATGGCGAAGAAGTTGAGATAAAAGAAGCGGTGCCTGAAGCCTTTGAAGGCGTGGATATCGCTTTGTTTTCAGCAGGAGGAAGTATTTCAAAAAAACTGGCACCCGAGGCTGTAAAACGTGGTGCAGTGGTTGTCGATAATACAAGTGCCTATCGTATGGACCCGGAAGTACCTCTGGTCGTTCCTGAGGTGAATGAGGAGGATATAAAGCAGCACAGCGGAATTATTGCTAATCCAAATTGTTCAACCATTCAAATGGTTGCTGCCCTTGAACCGATTCGTGAAGCATATGGTCTGAAAAGAGTGATTGTATCGACATATCAGGCAGTATCTGGAGCGGGAAACGCAGCCGCAGATGAATTAAAAGAACAATCTCAGTCCTTTTTAAATGGTGATGAGTTAAATGCCGGGATTCTTCCGGTTAAAGGGGATGAGAAGCATTATCCAATCGCCTTTAACGCATTACCGCAAATTGATGTCTTCCAGGACAATGGATATACATTTGAAGAAATGAAAATGATTAATGAAACGAAAAAAATTATGCATTTAAGCGAATTACCGGTTTCTGCAACTTGTGTACGACTTCCATTTTTCACTTCACATGCAGAAAGCGTGTATGTTGAAGTGGAGCAGGAAGGAGCTTCTGTCGAACAGATAAAAGAACTATTCCGGAACGCTCCAGGTGTTGTACTGGAAGATGACCCGGAAACACAAACCTATCCAACGCCATTAAGTGCAGAAGGTAAACGGGATGTGTTTGTCGGCCGTATTCGTCAGGATCTCGATCAGTCCAATGGCTACCATCTATGGGTTGTATCTGACAATCTATTAAAAGGTGCAGCATGGAATTCTGTTCAGATTGCACAAAGTATAATAGAAAATAACTGGTTAAAAAAATAA
- the dapG gene encoding aspartate kinase encodes MKLVVQKFGGTSVRSKDTRSSAISHIKKAMDDGYKVVIVVSAIGRQGDPYATDTLLSLVNDTHSYISDREKDLLVSCGETISSIVFSNELNEQNVKAAALTGAQAGFLTNSEFTNAKIERVNTDRILKELEVYDAVVVAGFQGKDENGETTTIGRGGSDTTAAALGAALKSEYVDIFTDVEGIMTADPRIVEKARPLSVVTYNEINNLAHQGAKVIHPRAVELAMQAEIPLRIRSTYSDDQGTLVTSSRTEANGQDIPDRLITGIAHLSDITQINVKSETNTDKLHEDVFTTMAEASISVDFINISPDGVTYTVPGASADHAVQLLQKMGYQPETVPNCAKVSTVGAGMTGVPGVTSKIVSSLAAEGIQILQSADSHTTIWVLIHEDDLKKAVTALHDTFELG; translated from the coding sequence ATGAAACTAGTCGTTCAAAAATTCGGTGGAACTTCTGTACGTTCAAAAGATACGAGAAGTAGCGCAATCTCTCATATAAAAAAAGCGATGGATGATGGATATAAGGTGGTTATTGTCGTTTCAGCCATAGGCAGACAGGGGGATCCATACGCCACGGATACCCTTCTGTCCCTGGTTAATGATACCCACTCGTATATTTCAGATCGTGAAAAAGATTTGCTGGTCTCTTGTGGGGAAACCATCTCATCCATTGTTTTTTCCAATGAACTCAATGAGCAAAATGTCAAAGCAGCAGCATTGACAGGTGCACAAGCTGGATTTTTAACTAACAGTGAATTTACAAACGCCAAAATTGAAAGAGTAAATACAGATCGGATTTTAAAAGAGTTAGAAGTATATGATGCCGTTGTCGTTGCAGGCTTTCAGGGGAAAGATGAAAATGGAGAAACAACCACAATAGGCAGAGGTGGATCAGATACTACAGCAGCAGCATTAGGAGCTGCGCTTAAGTCAGAATATGTAGATATCTTTACAGATGTTGAAGGCATTATGACAGCTGATCCGCGAATCGTAGAAAAGGCACGACCGTTATCTGTAGTTACGTATAATGAAATTAACAACCTGGCTCATCAAGGTGCAAAAGTGATTCATCCAAGGGCAGTAGAACTGGCTATGCAGGCAGAAATACCATTACGAATACGTTCCACTTATTCAGATGATCAGGGGACGCTTGTAACCTCTTCAAGAACAGAAGCCAATGGTCAGGATATACCTGATCGGCTTATTACCGGTATTGCTCATTTATCCGATATTACACAAATTAATGTAAAGTCGGAAACCAATACGGATAAACTTCATGAAGACGTTTTTACAACAATGGCTGAAGCCAGCATTTCTGTGGACTTTATTAATATTTCGCCAGATGGGGTAACCTATACTGTACCAGGCGCTTCAGCAGATCACGCTGTACAACTGCTTCAAAAAATGGGTTATCAGCCGGAAACCGTTCCCAATTGTGCTAAAGTGTCTACGGTTGGAGCAGGTATGACCGGTGTCCCTGGTGTCACTTCAAAAATTGTCAGTTCCTTAGCTGCTGAAGGAATTCAGATCCTGCAATCCGCTGACAGTCACACAACGATTTGGGTACTGATTCATGAGGATGACTTGAAAAAGGCAGTCACTGCATTACATGACACATTTGAACTAGGGTGA
- the dapA gene encoding 4-hydroxy-tetrahydrodipicolinate synthase, translating to MVTPFDDNSKVDLSKTTELVEYLIENGSDGLVVSGTTGESPTLSVDEKVQLFNHVVRIVDGRATVIAGTGSNDTQASIELTRRAEQTGVDGIMLVGPYYNKPSQQGLYEHFKSIAESTSLPVILYDVPGRTVVRLEADTVVRLSKIDNIVAIKDASGDLNKMAEIIEQTDDDFLLYTGEDPLTLPTRAIGGEGVISVSAHIIGNEMQEMLHHYDQGNVQQAAYLHRHLLPVMKGVFLAPSPAPVKAALHWKGIDAGGVRLPIIPLNDDENKQLLSILEGIHESRQ from the coding sequence ATGGTTACTCCTTTTGATGACAATAGTAAAGTGGATCTGTCTAAAACGACAGAATTGGTTGAGTATTTAATTGAGAATGGATCTGATGGTTTAGTTGTGTCTGGAACAACTGGTGAATCACCTACCCTGTCAGTGGATGAAAAAGTTCAATTATTTAATCATGTAGTGAGGATTGTCGATGGCAGAGCGACTGTCATTGCCGGAACAGGCAGCAATGACACCCAGGCTTCCATTGAGCTGACAAGAAGAGCAGAACAAACAGGTGTAGACGGGATTATGCTTGTAGGACCTTATTATAATAAACCAAGTCAGCAAGGTCTGTATGAGCATTTTAAGTCAATTGCTGAATCCACATCCTTACCCGTTATTCTGTATGATGTACCAGGAAGAACGGTTGTACGCCTGGAAGCCGATACAGTAGTCCGTCTTTCTAAAATCGATAACATTGTCGCCATTAAGGATGCAAGTGGTGACTTAAATAAAATGGCTGAGATTATTGAACAGACGGATGATGATTTCCTCTTGTATACAGGTGAAGATCCTTTAACTCTCCCTACAAGAGCGATTGGCGGGGAAGGTGTCATTTCTGTATCCGCTCATATCATTGGAAATGAGATGCAGGAAATGCTTCACCATTATGATCAGGGGAATGTGCAGCAGGCCGCCTACCTGCATCGTCATCTGCTGCCGGTCATGAAAGGAGTCTTTTTAGCTCCTTCACCAGCACCTGTAAAAGCTGCCTTACACTGGAAGGGGATTGACGCAGGTGGAGTACGCTTACCAATAATCCCACTAAATGATGATGAGAATAAACAATTACTCAGTATTTTAGAAGGTATTCATGAAAGCCGGCAATAA
- a CDS encoding ClpP family protease, whose product MSNEQNPQKDGNQDGQQQGNDQNSSSLVQKLQQLGQTNVAQTPDSNVHILPIIGQIEGHVQLPPKNKTTKYEHMIPQIIAVEQNPKIEGLIVLLNTVGGDVEAGLAISEMIASISKPTVSIVLGGGHSIGVPIAVSTDYSFIAETATMTIHPIRLNGLVIGVPQTFEYLDKMQDRVINFVTRHSNVEEEKFKELMFEKGNLTRDIGTNVVGTDAVNFGLIDEIGGVKEAMEKLNQMIDDNRDNGNESQVIQ is encoded by the coding sequence GTGAGTAACGAACAAAATCCACAAAAAGATGGGAATCAGGATGGACAGCAACAAGGGAATGACCAGAATAGCAGTAGTCTGGTACAGAAGTTACAGCAATTAGGTCAAACCAATGTTGCCCAAACCCCTGATTCCAACGTTCATATACTGCCCATTATTGGCCAGATTGAGGGTCATGTGCAATTACCGCCAAAGAATAAAACAACAAAATATGAGCATATGATCCCGCAAATTATAGCTGTTGAACAGAATCCTAAAATTGAAGGGTTAATTGTTCTTTTGAATACTGTAGGTGGGGATGTAGAGGCAGGCCTGGCAATATCCGAAATGATTGCCTCAATTTCAAAGCCGACAGTCTCCATTGTTTTAGGCGGCGGACACTCCATTGGTGTACCTATTGCTGTGTCCACGGATTATTCGTTTATAGCCGAAACAGCAACGATGACCATTCACCCCATTCGTCTGAACGGTCTTGTGATTGGTGTGCCGCAAACTTTTGAATACTTAGATAAGATGCAGGATCGCGTGATTAACTTTGTCACACGTCATTCTAATGTCGAAGAGGAAAAATTTAAGGAGTTAATGTTTGAAAAAGGGAACTTAACGAGAGATATTGGCACCAATGTTGTAGGAACAGATGCTGTGAATTTTGGACTTATTGACGAAATTGGTGGTGTAAAGGAAGCGATGGAAAAGCTGAATCAAATGATTGATGACAACAGAGATAACGGTAATGAGAGTCAGGTGATACAATGA
- a CDS encoding YlzJ-like family protein → MILYTPLSEHDIFPPDEEEYSQCKWVTVDNRVLKVQDMKDGSYEILQTMSTDPNDYLNQQYIPGNRIRL, encoded by the coding sequence ATGATTCTTTACACACCTTTGAGCGAACATGATATTTTTCCACCAGATGAGGAGGAATACAGCCAGTGTAAATGGGTTACCGTTGATAACCGTGTATTGAAGGTACAGGATATGAAGGACGGATCTTACGAAATTCTGCAGACGATGTCAACAGACCCAAATGATTATTTAAATCAGCAGTATATACCAGGAAATCGGATTCGATTATAG
- a CDS encoding DNA translocase FtsK, giving the protein MAKKKRKRSKKTIKKGLKFELLGLLFIALAIFSSGISAIGAGYIPRGLEHLLRLFFGIWFVIPSIFLFGLGISLMVKRTWPKFFQPKLTGFYIIISSLLLFTHIQTFESIMASAADPSILKTTWSHFTGFLSGELEASYLGGGLIGASLYAFSFYLFSPDGARILSVFGFIIGILFLTQISLGDLLKKSYEKSRDKWVEHKNNLQQKWLEHKADKLEKKAATTDTNVSPEIDMGQAVPEIADKGDEPIIEDFTDAVYHTHDFQEPGPDGEEERGQSNHNQTQEVQEDSGAREDQTELDESLPLAEKENVEYILPSPELLVEPVQNSQQQEKSHIQATVRKLEKTFESFGVKARVSKVHVGPSVTKYEVYPSAGVKVSKIVNLHDDLALALAAKDLRIEAPIPGKSAIGIEVPNQEIATVSLKEVMDAYPKGNSSKLLFGLGRDISGDVITAELNKMPHMLIAGATGSGKSVCVNGIITSILMRAKPHEVKMMMIDPKKVELNVYNGIPHLLTPVVTDPKKASRALKKVVAEMERRYDLFSETGTRNIEGYNEYVKRMNSISTEDEEQPLLPYIVVLIDELADLMMVASNEVEDAITRLAQMARAAGIHLIIATQRPSVDVITGVIKANIPSRIAFSVSSQTDSRTILDSGGAEKLLGRGDMLFIPVGASKPARIQGAFLSDEEVERIVDHCVEQQKAQYQEDMIPEEESEVVQEVDDELYDDAVQLVLEMQSASVSMLQRRFRIGYTRAARLIDAMEDRGIVGPYEGSKPRKVLTNQVEDEQTS; this is encoded by the coding sequence ATGGCAAAGAAAAAGAGGAAAAGAAGTAAAAAAACCATAAAAAAAGGTCTGAAGTTTGAATTGTTAGGCCTATTATTCATAGCACTTGCGATTTTTTCAAGTGGAATAAGTGCTATTGGTGCCGGTTATATTCCAAGAGGTCTCGAGCACTTATTACGGTTATTTTTCGGGATATGGTTTGTCATTCCGTCTATATTTCTATTTGGGTTAGGGATATCGTTAATGGTCAAGAGAACCTGGCCTAAATTCTTTCAGCCCAAACTTACAGGTTTTTATATTATTATTTCATCACTTTTATTGTTCACCCATATTCAAACCTTTGAATCTATTATGGCTTCAGCTGCTGATCCATCAATTTTAAAGACAACCTGGAGTCATTTTACAGGTTTTCTCAGTGGTGAACTCGAAGCGTCCTATTTAGGGGGAGGATTAATTGGTGCCAGTCTTTATGCGTTCAGCTTTTACTTATTTTCACCGGATGGAGCACGGATTTTATCTGTTTTCGGATTTATTATAGGTATTCTCTTTTTGACACAAATTTCATTAGGAGATCTTTTAAAGAAAAGCTATGAAAAAAGTAGAGACAAATGGGTGGAACATAAAAACAATCTCCAGCAAAAATGGCTCGAGCACAAAGCAGATAAACTGGAAAAGAAGGCAGCGACCACAGATACAAATGTATCTCCGGAAATTGATATGGGACAAGCCGTGCCCGAAATTGCAGATAAGGGTGACGAGCCGATTATTGAAGATTTTACAGACGCTGTATATCATACCCATGACTTTCAGGAACCTGGTCCTGATGGAGAAGAAGAGAGGGGACAATCCAACCATAATCAAACTCAAGAAGTTCAGGAGGATTCCGGGGCACGAGAGGATCAGACAGAACTGGACGAGTCGTTACCATTGGCCGAGAAGGAAAACGTTGAATATATTCTGCCATCGCCGGAGCTGCTTGTTGAACCGGTGCAGAATTCTCAGCAGCAGGAAAAATCCCATATCCAGGCTACGGTTCGAAAACTGGAAAAAACCTTTGAAAGCTTTGGTGTGAAAGCAAGAGTCTCCAAAGTTCATGTAGGGCCTTCCGTTACAAAGTATGAAGTATATCCAAGTGCTGGTGTAAAAGTAAGTAAAATCGTCAATCTTCATGATGATCTGGCTTTAGCTTTAGCTGCTAAGGATTTACGAATTGAAGCGCCTATACCGGGAAAATCTGCCATTGGCATTGAAGTTCCCAATCAGGAAATTGCAACTGTCTCTCTAAAAGAAGTGATGGATGCGTATCCGAAAGGCAATTCCTCCAAGCTTCTATTTGGGCTGGGAAGAGATATTTCCGGTGATGTTATTACAGCTGAACTAAATAAAATGCCGCATATGTTAATTGCTGGTGCGACAGGGAGCGGAAAAAGTGTCTGTGTAAATGGAATCATTACCAGTATCCTAATGAGAGCTAAGCCTCATGAGGTAAAAATGATGATGATTGACCCGAAAAAGGTAGAACTGAATGTCTATAATGGAATTCCTCATTTACTCACACCTGTTGTTACGGATCCTAAGAAAGCTTCAAGAGCTTTAAAAAAGGTTGTAGCAGAAATGGAGCGGCGTTATGATTTATTCTCGGAAACAGGTACACGGAATATAGAAGGATACAATGAGTATGTGAAACGGATGAACAGCATAAGTACAGAAGATGAAGAACAGCCATTATTACCTTATATTGTTGTTCTGATTGATGAGTTAGCGGACCTGATGATGGTCGCTTCCAATGAAGTGGAAGATGCGATTACACGATTGGCGCAAATGGCACGTGCGGCCGGTATCCATCTGATTATTGCCACTCAGCGTCCTTCGGTTGATGTTATTACAGGAGTTATTAAAGCGAATATTCCATCAAGAATTGCCTTTAGTGTATCTTCACAGACTGACTCAAGAACGATTTTGGACTCTGGTGGAGCGGAAAAGTTATTAGGTCGAGGAGATATGCTCTTTATCCCAGTAGGGGCTTCCAAACCTGCACGTATTCAGGGAGCATTTCTATCGGATGAAGAGGTTGAACGTATTGTCGATCACTGTGTTGAACAGCAGAAGGCTCAGTATCAGGAGGATATGATCCCTGAGGAAGAGTCTGAAGTTGTACAGGAAGTGGATGATGAATTATATGATGATGCTGTACAACTCGTCCTTGAAATGCAAAGTGCAAGTGTATCCATGCTTCAGAGAAGATTCCGAATTGGGTACACACGTGCGGCTCGTTTAATTGACGCAATGGAAGATCGAGGAATCGTTGGTCCTTATGAAGGCAGCAAGCCGCGAAAAGTATTAACCAATCAAGTTGAAGACGAACAAACCTCCTGA
- a CDS encoding GntR family transcriptional regulator: protein MSIRDDSRHLYLQVIDQIKHDIEKDKYREGEKLPSEFQLSRDLGVSRATLREALRILEEDNIVVRKHGVGTYVKEKSVFASGIEQLHSVTDMIAQTGMTPGSRYLATEIIQSSSEDRVQFNDNTLSEIVEIERIRTADDIPVIYCIDHILPDSIDLENVHKNTSLLKVIEDHTGYRITYAVTKIEPVSFHEKASLLLDCQPDQSLLLLKQMHYNEQDEPVLYSKNYFRADKFSFYVIRKRI, encoded by the coding sequence ATGTCCATTCGTGATGATTCACGTCATTTATATTTACAGGTCATAGACCAAATTAAACATGACATAGAAAAAGACAAATATCGGGAAGGCGAAAAATTACCTTCTGAATTTCAATTGTCCAGGGATTTAGGAGTTTCCCGGGCCACATTAAGGGAAGCACTCCGTATTCTGGAGGAAGATAATATTGTCGTTCGAAAGCATGGCGTGGGTACATATGTGAAGGAAAAGTCCGTGTTTGCTTCCGGGATTGAGCAATTGCATAGTGTAACGGATATGATCGCTCAAACCGGTATGACTCCTGGCTCCCGCTATCTTGCAACTGAAATCATTCAATCATCATCGGAAGACAGGGTTCAGTTTAATGACAATACATTATCTGAAATCGTCGAAATTGAGCGAATTCGTACAGCAGATGATATCCCTGTGATTTATTGTATTGATCACATTCTGCCGGATTCCATTGACCTTGAAAATGTGCACAAAAATACCTCCTTGCTGAAGGTTATTGAGGATCACACGGGTTATCGAATAACGTATGCTGTAACGAAAATAGAACCGGTAAGTTTTCATGAAAAAGCTTCATTATTACTTGATTGTCAACCTGATCAATCTCTTCTTTTACTAAAACAAATGCATTATAACGAACAGGATGAGCCTGTGTTATACTCAAAAAATTATTTCAGAGCTGACAAATTCAGCTTTTACGTTATTAGGAAGAGAATTTGA